ACGTAAAACTTCAAGAAATTCATCCTCCTTTTTATCACAAataatctttttcaatttttgggAATTAGTTTCCATGTTGACGAGTAATTGTCCGTATAATATTTTTCCGTTCTAGATCTAACTACCCTCATTGCCCCATTATAATTACTGAAGTCTAAagtattaaactttattatggCTAATGCCCtggcaatttatattttaaacaaatagaattttaaaaatgtagacGACCAAGTAGcgaaatcttaattaaaacaataagctgttttattttctgATCTGGCTACcaaataaaatgacattacTATTTATTGTCAAAGTCATTTGACAGAACAATGCTTGGTATGGTGTCGAATTACGAGCGCGTagtaaacaaacagaaaaacgtattttattaaacttaaaataaatgaataaaatatgaaaacgtgGCAAAATTAGTTTGACCGTATAAACAGCCGAGTTTATAAACAgctgttttatgaaaaatattgtttagaaaatCTAAACCCAATATTATCCCATTgtgtttatatttcaatattttttctagaaatATTCCATGATGATAATTGGTTTATCCACGTTAGATTAATGCTTATTATAagatatagaataaaaatgGGAAGGTGAGTAATCATACCCCGCTTACATTACTTATATTGCGTTAAaacattgttgttgttgtttatcTTTACACTTACACATTCAGGCACAGCGAATGGAGAAAAGTAGCCAAAAGAGAAAGAAGAAGGCGAGTTCGTACACTTCAAGCCAAGGAAAGAGGTATAATATTCCTAGTAAAGTAGCTTCAGGTCAGTTCTTTGATGAAAAATGATTGAGCAACAACACATTAATAATTACAGATAAATTGCTGTACACAGAAAACTACATGCAGGAGCAAAATTTGTTAGAAGACTTACTTAtagaacaaattaataaacaaaatgaagaagaaaataGAAAGTGGGTAGAGGCTGAATTGGTTGCAACAACACAATGGCTTAAGCTTCAACAATATAAAGCTAGACTTCAACAAGAGAAACTtgaaaaacaagcaaaaataaaactggtaaGCATTTTGATCAGTCTTTTGCAAATGTTGTACATCCGATATCAATAGATAaagaattcaaataaatttttaaaaaatggtGTATTTTATGTGTGATGTAATCAAACTATTTGCAGGAATGGGAATTAGAAcagaagaaaagaaaattagagGAAGAGAGGTTAAAAGCCGCTCAAGAGGAACTAATCAGGAAACAAGAGATGTTCATGGAAAACTTGGACATGTTTTTGTCTGGAGATGCTGTTGATCCTCCACCTGAGTTGAAAGTTATTCATGAAACCAAACCAGATGCTGAACTTTGTCCATTTTTTGCCAAAACAGCATGCTGTAGATTTGGTGATGAATGCTCGAGAAATCATAAATACCCAGGCATCAGCAAAGTATATCCTTTTCATAGAACATATTTgctaaaaacaaacacacaggATGGTCACACCATGCATTGGCTGGTatactttaagtaataaaacatatttttattttaggttttgttAGCTACCAACTTTTATACACATTTTGGCCTGAACAGTGCAAATCTTGATGAGTATGATACTGACATCATGCTAGAATATGAGGAAAGTGAAACATACAAAGAGTTCAAAgaatttttttatgatgttttgtcAGAATTTGAAAAATTTGGTAAAGTTGTTCAGTTTAAGGTGAGTcaggatttaattaaattgaatgtacATGATTTTAATACCTTTATTTTGACTCAGAGCAATTATGTTTATcagaacttaaatatttatcaatagaCATAAAGTTTTCTTACTCATTAAAACTTCAGATTTTGGAGGAAAATCAATTATTGTTTGATGACTATTAAACCCGGATAAGGTTTGTAttgattcattaaaataaatgttttgtttaatatgtagTATATTTTGGATATGAAGATAAGTATTCTTGACTTTTATTCATTAACTGATCAAATTGCTATTCATTCTAGGTGTGCTATAATCACGAAAAACATCTACGAGGTAACACATATATAGAGTTTGCCGAGTTAAGATGTGCTGTTACTGCCTATCGAGCCCTTCACACTCGTTGGTATGGCGGCAGACAATTATCCTTGGAGTTTTGTCGCCTTATGTCATGGAAAAATGCTGTTTGTGGTAtgttaaagaaaacttttatgaatataaGCTGCTTTAGTAAACATGatttttgcaagtttttttttattatgttaagaatttcatctttgcTTTAGCGtaacgtttggcggtggaagtattccacctctagcgtagagcacagttctgagggtttgcgccaggagaggcaagagactccaacgttagaccttggcgccccccagaatttgcaATTTGAAACGCCGGCACTGGCGATTATGATATGTTAGACACATTCATCTTCatgtataaattatgttttctaatcttaatattgtatttttttattattagggtCGTTTCTGCGAAACCGTTGTCCGAAAGGCCGGGCGTGTAACTTTCTTCACGTCTTTAAAAATCCTAAGAACTTATTTGACGGATATGATGAAGATTTTGAAGATAGCTTCAATGGAAGGTGGGTGGGCAatctttaaattgtaaataaaaaataaagtttatttttacccATTGTTTGAGGGAATTCAACCGTAGTGTCTTAAATGTGTAAGATTACTTTGTTActcataaaaatacatgttattattttaggacCCCCCGATCGGCTCGTTCATGGAGATGGTCGGAATCGCCAGAAAGGGAAGATGATAAAAGATCAAGACGATCGGACCGTAGTGATCGTCGTAGAAGCAGAAGATATGATGAAGATTCGCATCGAAGCCATCGTCGCTCATCGCCCCGGCGAAGCAGTCGCCGATAATACTACTCAGAAATATGAAACTTACATAttcaacaataaattgttacaaaaaatacttcttgtttaTCTGACTAAATTTTACAATATGAATCTGATAAGTCCTTCTGAGTCCaaacaaaatccaaaaaaatgaatactttatttttaatacatcatTGCATGGACGATCACATCAGGCTCacgatgatgaaatgtatggtagtggttGGCTTATATTGCTAACCTTActataatccctactaatattataaatgcgcaaataactctgtctgtctgttacgctttcacgtctaaaccactgaactgattttaattaaatttggtaggtacagagatagagttgaccttgagaaaggacataaattagtttttttccggacttttgaagagttctcttgtaAACGCGATATAGACGACATCggcgcgggcgaaaagctagtaataatataaaaaagaatttaactAATTCTTTAATGCCTACTCGATTCATGAAAAttcgaaattataattttaaagttataggGGACTGTTaaacacggatagccgagtgatgaACGTCACCAAGCCAAAAGCTCATTGCGTTAAGCTGCGCTAAACGGCGaagtgtcgctggttcgatccctgcgtaggacgaTCTGTTTGTAtgctccacgaatgcttgttttgtttctttaaacaACCGCGCCACAAGGTTTTGAATTATTTAGCGCTTGTgtataaatttttttttcaaatcagtGGGCACTGGTTTTTGCGACgcctaaatatgtatatttggaACACACGCAGTTTTCCAAAagcaatgaattaaaaaaagtgttCTTATTGGTAcaggttttttaaacttatgtaaTTTACACCATGATGATTCCgaacgaattaaaaaatagcCCGATATCTCTTTCAAGTACCTAAAACGATCcgcgaaaataaaccttaatgcAGATGTAATAAAGGTGCTGTCAGTTCAATGTCAGTCTGATTATGTCGCCATCTTCGTCACACGTAATGTGATCAAAAAAATCGAcgaatttgaatacattttcgaGATCTAGtgttcaaaaacaatattttagtttcGCCGCTATTGCAGACAATGTATTGAATTCTGAATGTTATAATATCTGGTGTTTACTTCTATGTTCCCTGTCCCAAATTAATAACCTTTCATGTCAATATTACTGATGAAATAATTCAaacctatatatatattttttatagaggaataatacattttaccgccaaataaataaaattattaggcTAAATTGCCAAATGGCTCTAAGATCAGTGATATCAGTATTCCGACCTTTAACTACCTTCTATAAAACTAATGCTGTAACAATACTCAAGTGTGTATCTCCGAAATTAAATTACGTAGGgtttattcaaaacaatgtaCGTTTGTCTACTGTTTCACATCGTAATAGAACAAAGGTTCCAGTGAAAAGTGGTATGTGTAATAAgaacaatgaatttattttctatagtgATTCATTTGTAGGCATCTAGAATAACAATGGTTCTGTTTCAGGTTTTGATGAATCAAAAGCAAAGATAGTTTTGGCTCTTAACTTCCAGTCTCCTGAAGATACTTtaccattttataaattacctaTACGAACATTAATTCATATATATAAAGTGACAAAAGATGATGAGAGCAAAGGGTATTGTAAAAACAGACTGTACTACATTGCTTCCCGTATTCAGGTGATTACTGTGAAATGCAAAAATGATGGAACATTTATTTAgagaaaaatgtattcaatctgaaagcaattttttttttcatttcaggTTCCTCCCTCTGTCTTAAGCGAAAAAATAGCTAAAAGAACTTTTATATATAGCCTGACATTTGACTGGCTTGAGAAGTCATTGGATGTGCTTTTaggtatgaaataataaatataaggttTTTCTTCCTTAACGTCTTTTAAATCTAtcttattatctatttattacaGATATGGGAGTAACTAGTGATCGTATCCTACGAGATTTGTGGGTACTGAAATATCACCATGAAACAATTCATGAGAGGCTACTGAGGGTAAAAAATATGGGTATAAGTAATTTGTATCCATGGATGGTCAGGTGTTCTGAAGACATACTTCAAAGGTAGTCATCAAAAGAatgattatgatattattttttactccaTCTACACTTCCCCTTTACAGAGTGGTAAAGGAATGGTCCTTCAACCACCTTCAACACTGTGGACTCTTT
This sequence is a window from Trichoplusia ni isolate ovarian cell line Hi5 chromosome 15, tn1, whole genome shotgun sequence. Protein-coding genes within it:
- the LOC113501338 gene encoding U2 small nuclear ribonucleoprotein auxiliary factor 35 kDa subunit-related protein 2, with the translated sequence MLIIRYRIKMGRHSEWRKVAKRERRRRVRTLQAKERDKLLYTENYMQEQNLLEDLLIEQINKQNEEENRKWVEAELVATTQWLKLQQYKARLQQEKLEKQAKIKLEWELEQKKRKLEEERLKAAQEELIRKQEMFMENLDMFLSGDAVDPPPELKVIHETKPDAELCPFFAKTACCRFGDECSRNHKYPGISKVLLATNFYTHFGLNSANLDEYDTDIMLEYEESETYKEFKEFFYDVLSEFEKFGKVVQFKVCYNHEKHLRGNTYIEFAELRCAVTAYRALHTRWYGGRQLSLEFCRLMSWKNAVCGSFLRNRCPKGRACNFLHVFKNPKNLFDGYDEDFEDSFNGRTPRSARSWRWSESPEREDDKRSRRSDRSDRRRSRRYDEDSHRSHRRSSPRRSSRR
- the LOC113501017 gene encoding transcription termination factor, mitochondrial codes for the protein MALRSVISVFRPLTTFYKTNAVTILKCVSPKLNYVGFIQNNVRLSTVSHRNRTKVPVKSGFDESKAKIVLALNFQSPEDTLPFYKLPIRTLIHIYKVTKDDESKGYCKNRLYYIASRIQVPPSVLSEKIAKRTFIYSLTFDWLEKSLDVLLDMGVTSDRILRDLWVLKYHHETIHERLLRVKNMGISNLYPWMVRCSEDILQRFISISQETKTILGESKSTQTYLANRLNTSVDHVEEMCIKIPALKTIRVTKVKHFLDFLLMEGFEVEDIAMKPRVLSASQKTVKQRLDKLRGLGLNEINLNVLCRSKKDFQKYCESIETISKESGNPS